In a genomic window of Neisseria flavescens:
- a CDS encoding DUF2059 domain-containing protein produces the protein MKLKTLLLPFAALALCANAFAATPSDASLERLFEVQRMDALLDQSFQKVGGLILANPKIQNFLKDAPADKRPQLEAALKNHANQIAAEINTPKVRAQLHKATMDGIKTVLTQEEVDALIGFYGTEVGQSILDKMPRYLEATMNPTMNIIAEKYEKSNQNEKLVREIQQIMCSGKNPAPACSTQPQKPARK, from the coding sequence CCAATGCGTTTGCCGCTACACCCAGCGATGCGTCGCTGGAGCGTCTGTTTGAAGTGCAGAGGATGGACGCTCTGTTGGATCAATCTTTCCAAAAGGTTGGAGGCCTTATACTTGCTAATCCGAAGATACAGAATTTTTTGAAAGATGCGCCGGCGGACAAGCGTCCTCAGTTGGAGGCAGCCTTGAAAAATCATGCAAATCAAATAGCTGCCGAAATCAATACCCCGAAAGTGCGTGCCCAATTACATAAAGCAACTATGGACGGCATAAAAACAGTTCTTACTCAGGAAGAAGTCGATGCGTTGATTGGCTTTTACGGCACGGAGGTAGGTCAATCAATACTCGATAAAATGCCGCGCTATCTTGAGGCAACGATGAATCCGACAATGAACATCATTGCCGAAAAATACGAAAAATCAAATCAAAACGAAAAATTAGTCCGAGAAATCCAGCAAATTATGTGCAGCGGCAAAAATCCTGCCCCAGCCTGCTCAACGCAACCCCAAAAACCGGCACGGAAATAA
- a CDS encoding Trm112 family protein, which translates to MEKKFLDILVCPVTKGKLEYHQDKQELWSRQAKLAYPIRDGIPYMLENEARALSEEELKA; encoded by the coding sequence ATGGAAAAAAAATTCTTAGACATCCTCGTTTGTCCTGTGACCAAAGGCAAACTCGAATACCATCAAGATAAACAGGAATTGTGGAGCCGTCAGGCGAAGCTGGCTTATCCGATTCGTGACGGCATCCCTTATATGTTGGAAAACGAAGCACGAGCGTTGAGTGAAGAGGAACTGAAAGCATGA
- the kdsB gene encoding 3-deoxy-manno-octulosonate cytidylyltransferase, which translates to MTEFVVLIPARLDSSRLPGKALADIHGKPMVVRVAEQAAKSKAVRVVVATDHPDIQTACQAHGVEVVMTSNQHESGTTRLAEAANTLKLPQHLIVVNVQGDEPLIDPELINRTAEVLVENNVQMATAAHELHDFDEFMNPNVVKVILDKNRNAIYFSRAPIPYPRDVMRAEKRELPSETAVLRHIGIYAYRAGFLQRYSEMDVSPLETIESLEQLRVLWHGYPIAVEITQEAPAAGVDTQEDLDRVRVAFKS; encoded by the coding sequence ATGACCGAATTTGTCGTATTGATTCCGGCGCGGTTGGATTCTTCACGTCTGCCGGGAAAGGCTTTGGCCGATATTCACGGTAAACCGATGGTTGTACGCGTCGCCGAGCAGGCGGCGAAAAGCAAGGCCGTGCGTGTTGTCGTTGCCACCGACCATCCCGATATTCAGACGGCCTGTCAGGCGCATGGTGTCGAAGTGGTCATGACTTCCAATCAACATGAAAGCGGTACAACGCGCCTTGCCGAAGCGGCCAATACGCTGAAACTGCCGCAGCATCTGATTGTTGTGAACGTACAAGGCGACGAACCTTTAATCGATCCCGAGCTTATCAACCGTACAGCCGAAGTTTTGGTTGAAAACAATGTACAAATGGCAACCGCCGCCCACGAATTGCACGATTTTGACGAGTTTATGAATCCCAATGTCGTCAAAGTTATCCTCGATAAAAACCGCAACGCCATCTATTTCAGCCGCGCTCCGATTCCTTATCCGCGTGATGTGATGCGTGCCGAAAAACGCGAATTGCCTTCCGAAACAGCCGTTTTGCGCCATATCGGCATTTATGCCTATCGTGCAGGCTTTCTACAACGCTATTCGGAAATGGATGTTTCTCCTTTGGAAACCATCGAATCGCTGGAACAGTTGCGCGTCCTGTGGCACGGTTATCCGATTGCTGTTGAAAT